One stretch of Comamonas testosteroni DNA includes these proteins:
- a CDS encoding nucleoside deaminase: MSTRDSEKYLLESIRLAMGNVKGREQPTWPFGAVLVREGKVLARAVNQVDELCDPSAHAEMQALRIGAKAQGSTDLSGAVMYASGYPCSMCYTAMLLAGVKQVYFAYSNEDGEPYDLSAARGYVELAKPEEQREMALIGQRVRDEGEDLYEAWQKAVDEDRATV; this comes from the coding sequence ATGAGCACCCGAGACAGCGAAAAGTATCTGCTGGAGTCCATCCGCCTGGCCATGGGCAATGTCAAAGGCCGCGAGCAGCCCACCTGGCCCTTCGGCGCCGTGCTGGTGCGCGAGGGCAAGGTCCTGGCCCGCGCCGTCAACCAGGTCGATGAGCTCTGCGACCCCTCGGCTCACGCCGAGATGCAGGCCCTGCGCATAGGAGCCAAGGCCCAGGGCAGCACCGATCTGTCGGGGGCCGTCATGTATGCCAGCGGCTATCCCTGCTCCATGTGCTACACGGCCATGCTGCTGGCCGGCGTGAAACAGGTGTACTTCGCCTACTCCAACGAAGACGGCGAGCCCTACGATCTGTCGGCTGCGCGCGGCTATGTGGAACTGGCCAAGCCCGAAGAGCAGCGCGAGATGGCCCTGATCGGCCAGCGCGTGCGCGACGAGGGTGAAGACCTCTACGAAGCCTGGCAAAAAGCCGTGGACGAGGATCGCGCCACGGTCTAG
- a CDS encoding LysR family transcriptional regulator, which translates to MSRSEEPFDTYLLRVLCTLISEKSVSRAAIRLNQSQPAISAALRRLRAIFNDPLLVRDKNRMVPTARALQAVEQARAALGLIDGLLSVGKEFVAETTQLRFTIAMPDYLAPPFMARVVQLMRAQAPGARLVLLPLGQNFDYEQALQSGEVDIVIGNWPSPPEHLHMSTLLEDEVVCLLDEKHALAEPGRLTAEHYLQAAHVVFTPYSPDQRGVVESSLGTMRVSRDGRVQCSHFSMAPDLLVGTDLLLTTSRHFAAYHARRLPLAMVPLPMGNRVMRFYQLWHSSRHRDASHIWLRALLNQASQVLTAST; encoded by the coding sequence GTGTCTCGCAGCGAAGAACCGTTCGATACCTATTTGCTGCGCGTGCTGTGCACCTTGATCAGCGAAAAAAGCGTATCGCGCGCGGCAATACGCCTCAATCAGTCACAGCCGGCCATCAGCGCGGCGCTGCGGCGATTGCGGGCCATCTTCAACGACCCGCTGCTGGTGCGCGACAAGAATCGCATGGTGCCGACGGCGCGCGCGCTCCAGGCCGTGGAGCAGGCACGTGCGGCGCTGGGGCTGATCGACGGTCTGCTGAGCGTCGGCAAGGAATTTGTGGCTGAGACCACCCAGCTGCGCTTCACCATCGCCATGCCCGACTATCTGGCGCCGCCCTTCATGGCGCGCGTGGTTCAGCTCATGCGTGCGCAGGCTCCGGGCGCGAGACTGGTCCTGCTGCCGCTGGGCCAGAACTTCGACTACGAGCAGGCCCTGCAAAGCGGCGAGGTGGATATCGTCATCGGCAACTGGCCAAGCCCGCCCGAGCATTTGCACATGTCCACGCTGCTGGAGGACGAGGTGGTCTGCCTGCTCGATGAAAAGCATGCCCTGGCCGAGCCGGGCCGGCTGACAGCCGAGCACTATCTGCAGGCCGCGCATGTGGTGTTCACGCCTTATTCGCCCGATCAGCGCGGCGTGGTGGAAAGCAGCCTGGGCACCATGCGGGTGAGCCGTGACGGCCGCGTGCAGTGCTCGCATTTCTCGATGGCGCCGGACCTGCTGGTGGGTACAGACCTGCTGCTGACCACCAGCCGCCATTTCGCGGCCTACCACGCCAGGCGGCTGCCGCTGGCCATGGTGCCTCTGCCCATGGGCAACCGCGTCATGCGCTTCTATCAGCTCTGGCATTCGTCCCGGCACCGGGATGCCTCCCATATCTGGCTGCGCGCCCTGCTGAATCAGGCCTCGCAGGTGCTGACGGCGTCGACGTAG
- the purN gene encoding phosphoribosylglycinamide formyltransferase, whose translation MKNIVILISGGGSNMAAIVRASQQQNWAKQYNARVSAVVSNKAEAKGLVFARDNGIATEVLDHKQFDSREAFDAELAQVIDRHAPDLVVLAGFMRILTPGFVAHYEGRLINIHPSLLPAFTGLHTHQRAIDAGCKFAGCTVHRVTAELDVGPILEQAVVPVLQGDTAELLAARVLVQEHIIYPQAVLNLIKA comes from the coding sequence ATGAAAAACATCGTGATCCTCATCTCGGGCGGCGGCTCGAACATGGCTGCCATTGTGCGTGCATCCCAGCAGCAGAACTGGGCAAAGCAGTACAACGCCCGCGTGAGCGCCGTGGTGAGCAACAAGGCCGAGGCCAAGGGCCTGGTGTTCGCGCGGGACAACGGCATCGCCACCGAGGTGCTGGATCACAAGCAGTTCGACAGCCGCGAGGCCTTTGATGCCGAGCTGGCGCAGGTCATCGATCGCCATGCGCCCGATCTGGTGGTGCTGGCCGGCTTCATGCGCATTCTCACTCCAGGCTTTGTTGCGCACTATGAGGGCCGGCTGATCAACATCCATCCCTCGCTGCTGCCGGCCTTCACCGGTCTGCACACCCATCAGCGTGCGATTGATGCAGGCTGCAAGTTTGCGGGTTGCACCGTACACCGCGTGACGGCCGAGCTCGATGTGGGTCCCATCCTGGAGCAGGCCGTGGTGCCCGTGCTGCAGGGTGACACAGCCGAGCTGCTGGCTGCACGCGTGCTGGTGCAGGAGCACATCATCTATCCGCAAGCCGTGCTCAATCTGATCAAGGCTTGA
- a CDS encoding RsmB/NOP family class I SAM-dependent RNA methyltransferase, producing the protein MHPKALLDACSELVKRALTFEHPADAVVSRFFRENRYLGPRERATLAETVYTVLRKKLLFEALAHSGSGARERRLAILGFAAVLREQAKKEGKVKNKDGQDSETFIKAALTPQELKWLAACDGVKPEELMEAHRHNLPEWLVEPLKAQLGDGFWALAASMEQAAPLDLRVNTLNDKRSDLRKELEKAGIKAEPTPFSPIGLRVDGKPALAKLDAFNRGAIEVQDEGSQLLALMLDAKRGEMVVDFCAGAGGKTLAIGAAMRNTGRLYAFDVSGHRLDALKPRLARSGLSNVHPAAIAHERDERVKRLAGKIDRVLVDAPCSGLGTLRRNPDLKWRQSVKAVQELTQKQAAILESSARLVKAGGRLIYATCSILPEENEAIAEAFSAAHPEFVPLDAGEVLEQLKIADGDKLCSGGDKGRRYLRLWPHQHETDGFFAAVWVKKT; encoded by the coding sequence ATGCATCCCAAAGCCCTTCTCGACGCTTGCTCTGAACTCGTCAAGCGCGCCCTGACATTTGAACACCCGGCCGATGCCGTGGTGTCCCGCTTTTTCCGCGAAAACCGCTATCTGGGCCCGCGCGAGCGCGCCACCCTGGCCGAAACCGTCTACACCGTGCTGCGCAAGAAGCTGCTGTTCGAAGCGCTGGCGCATTCGGGCAGCGGCGCACGCGAGCGCCGGCTGGCCATCCTGGGCTTTGCCGCCGTGCTGCGCGAGCAGGCCAAGAAGGAAGGCAAGGTCAAGAACAAGGACGGCCAGGACAGCGAGACCTTTATCAAGGCCGCGCTGACGCCCCAGGAACTCAAGTGGCTGGCTGCCTGCGACGGCGTCAAGCCCGAAGAGCTGATGGAGGCGCACCGCCACAATCTGCCCGAATGGCTGGTCGAGCCGCTCAAGGCCCAGCTGGGCGATGGATTCTGGGCACTGGCCGCCAGCATGGAGCAGGCCGCTCCATTGGACCTGCGTGTCAACACGCTCAACGATAAGCGCTCCGATCTGCGCAAGGAACTGGAAAAAGCCGGCATCAAGGCCGAGCCCACGCCGTTCTCGCCCATCGGTCTGCGTGTGGACGGCAAGCCCGCGCTGGCCAAGCTCGATGCCTTCAACCGCGGCGCCATCGAGGTGCAGGACGAAGGCTCGCAACTGCTGGCACTGATGCTGGACGCCAAGCGTGGCGAAATGGTGGTGGACTTTTGCGCCGGTGCCGGCGGCAAGACCCTGGCCATTGGCGCGGCCATGCGCAACACCGGCCGTCTGTATGCCTTCGACGTTTCGGGTCATCGCCTCGATGCGCTCAAGCCTCGTCTGGCGCGTTCGGGTCTTTCCAATGTCCACCCTGCCGCGATTGCCCACGAGCGCGACGAGCGCGTCAAGCGCCTGGCCGGCAAGATCGACCGCGTACTGGTCGATGCTCCCTGCTCGGGCCTGGGTACGCTGCGCCGTAACCCCGACCTCAAGTGGCGCCAGAGCGTCAAGGCCGTGCAGGAGCTGACGCAGAAGCAGGCTGCCATCCTGGAAAGCAGCGCGCGCCTGGTCAAGGCCGGCGGTCGTCTGATCTATGCCACCTGCTCCATCCTGCCAGAGGAAAACGAGGCCATTGCCGAAGCCTTCAGCGCCGCTCACCCCGAGTTTGTGCCGCTGGACGCGGGCGAGGTGCTCGAGCAGCTCAAGATTGCCGACGGCGACAAGCTTTGCAGCGGTGGTGACAAGGGTCGACGCTATCTGCGTCTGTGGCCACATCAGCACGAGACAGACGGGTTTTTCGCGGCTGTTTGGGTGAAAAAGACGTAA
- a CDS encoding MFS transporter: MSAHHVPISGTAASVDQVDATYSKISWRLLPFLGVLWVLAWLDRVNIGFAKLQMLDDLKFSEAVYGLGAGIFFIGYFLFEVPSNLLLQKIGAKKTVMRITIGWGLICILQAWVTTPTQFYILRFLMGVFEAGFYPGIILYLTYWYPSKRRAKAFGTFMSASAIAGVIGGPLAGGIMTWAAGAHGMHGWQWLFIIEGIPSVLAGIFAYFYMTDRPEEAKWLTDTDRAVVRQQLEIDQKAQGERHSDWRTLFGNPMVWLLIAVFFCLLCANSTLTFWIPTVIREAGFTSPMQVGWIAGAAYLLGAAGMIINGRHSDHRGEVRWHFAGSVLLGAVGMLALAVTMGMDSIPVIVALTAMVLALVGTMSAIPVFWQMPNMLLSGGAAAVGVALINSVANLAGFGAPYLMGVIKASTGKVAPGLYLVAIVEALAAVLAIAFVARLQRRKNV, translated from the coding sequence ATGAGTGCTCACCATGTGCCGATCAGCGGCACTGCTGCGTCCGTCGATCAGGTCGACGCCACCTATTCCAAGATTTCCTGGCGCCTGCTGCCCTTTCTGGGCGTGCTGTGGGTGCTGGCCTGGCTGGACCGCGTCAATATCGGCTTCGCCAAGCTGCAGATGCTCGACGACCTGAAGTTCAGCGAAGCCGTCTACGGCCTGGGTGCCGGCATCTTCTTCATCGGCTACTTCCTGTTCGAAGTGCCGTCCAACCTGCTGCTGCAGAAGATAGGCGCCAAGAAGACGGTGATGCGCATCACCATAGGCTGGGGCCTGATCTGCATCTTGCAGGCCTGGGTGACGACACCGACCCAGTTCTACATCCTGCGCTTTCTGATGGGCGTGTTCGAGGCGGGCTTCTACCCCGGCATCATCCTCTACCTGACCTACTGGTATCCGTCCAAGCGCCGTGCCAAGGCCTTTGGCACCTTCATGTCGGCCTCGGCCATCGCCGGCGTCATCGGCGGCCCGCTGGCCGGCGGCATCATGACCTGGGCGGCAGGCGCGCACGGCATGCACGGCTGGCAGTGGCTGTTCATCATCGAAGGCATCCCCTCGGTGCTGGCCGGCATCTTTGCCTACTTCTACATGACCGACCGTCCCGAGGAAGCCAAATGGCTCACCGACACGGACCGCGCCGTCGTGCGCCAGCAGCTCGAGATCGACCAGAAGGCCCAGGGCGAGCGCCACAGCGACTGGCGCACCCTGTTCGGCAACCCCATGGTGTGGCTGCTGATCGCCGTGTTCTTCTGCCTGCTGTGCGCCAACTCCACGCTGACCTTCTGGATTCCCACTGTGATCCGTGAAGCAGGCTTCACCTCGCCCATGCAGGTTGGCTGGATCGCCGGTGCTGCCTACCTGCTCGGTGCGGCAGGCATGATCATCAACGGTCGCCATTCCGACCACCGTGGCGAGGTGCGCTGGCACTTCGCGGGCTCGGTCCTGCTGGGCGCCGTGGGCATGCTGGCCCTGGCCGTCACCATGGGCATGGACAGCATCCCCGTGATCGTGGCGCTGACGGCCATGGTCCTGGCACTGGTGGGCACCATGAGCGCGATTCCCGTCTTCTGGCAGATGCCCAATATGCTGCTCAGCGGCGGCGCCGCTGCCGTGGGCGTGGCGCTGATCAACTCGGTGGCCAATCTGGCCGGCTTCGGCGCCCCTTATCTGATGGGCGTGATCAAGGCCTCCACCGGCAAGGTCGCTCCGGGCCTGTACCTGGTGGCCATTGTGGAAGCCCTGGCAGCCGTTCTCGCCATCGCCTTCGTCGCCCGCCTCCAACGCCGCAAGAACGTCTGA
- a CDS encoding acyl-CoA dehydrogenase family protein, giving the protein MDFDFSDDQQQLRDAVARWVDKGYTFERRQSIARQGGFSREVWNELAELGLTALTVPEQYGGLGQGAVDVMVVMEELGRGLVMEPLSQAFVASALLGQFGDEAVKQAWLPRIASGEKLVVLASQERKARYQIDVCAAKASKSGDGYAVDATKNIVPAGDQADAFIVPAQLDGKIALFLVENGREGVSSKPYATQDEGRAADLVCHAASATLITTNGVAALTLAQDVANAALCAEGVGVMEQTLKLTTEYMNQRKQFGVVISSFQALRHRVADMKMQLELARSMSYYGTLKLVAPAEERHVAIARAKVQLGQSMRYVGQQAVQLHGGIGVTDEYVGSHYFKRLTQMEMTGGDTLHHLGTVSAHMQDSAGVFA; this is encoded by the coding sequence ATGGATTTCGATTTTTCCGACGACCAGCAGCAACTGCGCGATGCCGTGGCCCGCTGGGTGGACAAGGGCTATACCTTTGAGCGCCGCCAGAGCATTGCCAGGCAGGGCGGCTTCTCGCGCGAGGTCTGGAACGAGCTGGCCGAACTGGGCCTGACGGCCCTCACGGTGCCCGAGCAATATGGCGGCCTGGGCCAGGGCGCAGTCGATGTGATGGTGGTCATGGAGGAGCTGGGCCGCGGTCTGGTGATGGAACCTCTGAGCCAGGCTTTCGTGGCCTCCGCCCTGCTCGGTCAGTTCGGCGACGAGGCCGTCAAGCAAGCCTGGCTGCCCCGCATCGCCAGCGGTGAAAAGCTGGTCGTGCTCGCATCACAGGAGCGCAAGGCGCGCTACCAGATTGATGTTTGCGCTGCAAAAGCCTCTAAATCCGGCGATGGCTATGCGGTAGATGCTACGAAAAACATTGTTCCTGCAGGCGACCAGGCCGATGCCTTCATCGTGCCGGCCCAGCTCGACGGCAAGATTGCGCTTTTCCTCGTCGAGAACGGCCGCGAGGGCGTGAGCAGCAAACCCTATGCCACCCAGGACGAAGGGCGCGCGGCCGACCTGGTCTGCCATGCCGCATCGGCCACCCTGATCACCACCAACGGCGTGGCGGCCCTCACCCTGGCACAGGATGTGGCCAATGCCGCTCTTTGCGCCGAAGGCGTGGGCGTGATGGAGCAGACACTCAAGCTCACCACCGAATACATGAACCAGCGCAAGCAGTTCGGCGTGGTGATCTCCAGCTTCCAGGCCCTGCGCCACCGCGTGGCCGATATGAAGATGCAGCTGGAGCTGGCCCGCTCCATGAGCTACTACGGCACGCTCAAGCTGGTGGCGCCTGCCGAGGAGCGCCATGTCGCCATCGCGCGCGCCAAGGTACAGCTGGGCCAGTCCATGCGCTATGTGGGCCAGCAGGCCGTACAGCTGCATGGCGGCATCGGCGTGACGGACGAATATGTGGGCAGCCACTATTTCAAGCGCCTGACCCAGATGGAGATGACAGGCGGCGACACCTTGCACCACCTGGGCACGGTATCGGCCCACATGCAGGACAGCGCCGGCGTCTTTGCCTGA
- a CDS encoding DUF1653 domain-containing protein has translation MSDHDLPALITTEPGLYEHYKGMRYEVIATVRHSETLEPMTLYRALYGEHGLWVRPAAMFNEMVVIDGVERPRFRRLPAEEQKSA, from the coding sequence ATGTCCGACCACGATCTGCCTGCACTCATCACCACCGAGCCCGGTCTCTACGAACACTACAAAGGCATGCGCTACGAAGTCATAGCCACGGTGCGCCACAGCGAAACGCTGGAGCCCATGACGCTTTACCGCGCGCTCTATGGCGAACATGGCCTGTGGGTGCGCCCGGCTGCCATGTTCAACGAGATGGTGGTAATCGACGGCGTGGAACGGCCACGCTTTCGCCGCCTGCCCGCCGAGGAGCAGAAATCAGCATAA
- a CDS encoding acyl-CoA dehydrogenase family protein, producing MDLAFTPEEQAFREEIRSWVRANLPEDIAHKVRNDLHLTRDDMQRWAKILGKKGWLGYGWPKEFGGPGWSAVQKHLFEEECALAGTPRIVPFGPVMVAPVIMAYGTPQQQQRFLPGIASGEVWWSQGYSEPGSGSDLASVKTRAERVGDKYIVNGQKTWTTLGQYGEWIFCLVRTSNEGKPQTGISFLLVDMKSPGVTVRPIKLLDGSHEVNEVFFDNVEVPADQLIGEENKGWTYAKHLLSHERTNIADVNRAKRELERLKRIAKTEGVWEDQRFRDQIALLEIDVIALEMLVLRVLSAMKSGKNPLDIAGLLKIKGSEIQQRYSELMMLAAGPYALPYIQEAMEAGYQGDFPGDVLGNAPLAATYFNMRKTTIYGGSNEVQRNIVAQTVLG from the coding sequence ATGGACTTGGCATTCACCCCTGAAGAACAGGCTTTTCGCGAAGAGATCCGCAGCTGGGTGCGGGCAAATCTGCCTGAGGATATTGCGCACAAGGTGCGCAACGATCTGCACCTGACGCGCGACGACATGCAGCGCTGGGCCAAGATTCTGGGCAAAAAAGGCTGGCTCGGCTACGGCTGGCCCAAGGAATTCGGCGGCCCCGGCTGGAGCGCCGTACAAAAGCATTTGTTCGAGGAGGAATGTGCGCTCGCCGGCACGCCGCGCATCGTGCCCTTCGGCCCCGTGATGGTGGCGCCGGTGATCATGGCCTACGGCACTCCGCAGCAGCAACAGCGCTTTCTGCCCGGCATCGCCAGTGGCGAAGTCTGGTGGAGCCAGGGCTATTCCGAGCCGGGTTCGGGCTCGGACCTGGCCAGCGTCAAGACCCGTGCCGAGCGCGTGGGCGACAAATACATCGTCAACGGCCAGAAGACCTGGACCACGCTGGGCCAGTACGGCGAGTGGATCTTCTGCCTGGTACGAACCAGCAACGAGGGCAAGCCCCAGACCGGCATCAGCTTCCTGCTGGTCGACATGAAGTCGCCCGGCGTGACCGTGCGCCCCATCAAGCTGCTGGACGGCTCGCACGAGGTCAACGAGGTCTTTTTCGACAATGTGGAGGTACCTGCCGACCAACTGATCGGCGAGGAAAACAAGGGCTGGACCTATGCCAAGCACCTGCTCAGCCACGAGCGCACGAATATCGCCGATGTGAACCGTGCCAAGCGGGAGCTGGAGCGCCTCAAGCGCATCGCCAAGACCGAAGGCGTGTGGGAAGACCAGCGCTTCCGAGATCAGATCGCCTTGCTGGAGATCGATGTGATCGCGCTGGAAATGCTGGTGCTGCGCGTGCTGTCGGCCATGAAATCGGGCAAGAACCCGCTGGACATCGCCGGCCTGCTCAAGATCAAGGGCAGCGAGATCCAGCAGCGCTACTCCGAGCTGATGATGCTGGCCGCCGGCCCTTATGCCCTGCCCTATATCCAGGAAGCCATGGAAGCCGGCTACCAGGGTGACTTTCCCGGCGATGTGCTGGGCAATGCGCCGCTGGCCGCGACCTACTTCAATATGCGCAAGACCACCATCTATGGCGGCTCCAACGAGGTGCAGCGAAACATCGTCGCGCAGACGGTTCTTGGCTAG
- a CDS encoding bestrophin family protein, with protein sequence MIVRDRPSGFKLLWIVRGSVLQRIKGVLAVNIVLAIIVTVAHGTLFHTKIPITPIPFTLIGLPLAIFLGFRNNTAYARYWEGRKLWGEIVIYARTLARQCLSLIELDHPIDPRQRANDVRVRMVHRAVAFSHVLRAQLRGLKDDVAAQQWLTHAEWQRLQLLPLNQRTDALMLAMGKELGQCVRDRRIDPCLAVELDRTLNGFTTAAASCERIRNTPIPFSYTLLLHRTAHLYCFLLPFGLVDITGFMTPFVVAIVAYTFYGLDVLGDELEEPFGMESNDLALDSICRSIEISLSQSLGDPQVPAPLKPVDYLLT encoded by the coding sequence ATGATCGTCAGAGATCGCCCGTCGGGCTTCAAGCTGCTGTGGATTGTCCGGGGCTCGGTGCTGCAACGCATCAAAGGTGTGCTTGCCGTCAACATCGTGCTGGCCATCATCGTCACCGTGGCGCATGGCACGCTGTTTCACACCAAGATCCCCATTACGCCGATTCCGTTCACCCTGATCGGTCTGCCGCTGGCGATTTTTCTGGGCTTTCGCAACAACACCGCGTATGCGCGCTACTGGGAAGGACGCAAGCTCTGGGGAGAGATCGTGATCTATGCACGCACGCTGGCCCGCCAGTGCCTGAGCCTGATCGAGCTCGATCACCCCATAGACCCGCGCCAGCGGGCCAACGATGTGCGGGTGCGCATGGTGCATCGGGCCGTGGCTTTTTCTCATGTGCTGCGGGCCCAGCTGCGCGGCCTCAAGGACGATGTGGCGGCCCAGCAGTGGCTGACCCATGCCGAGTGGCAGCGCCTGCAGCTGCTGCCGCTGAATCAGCGCACCGATGCGCTGATGCTGGCCATGGGCAAGGAGCTGGGCCAGTGCGTGCGCGACAGGCGCATAGACCCCTGCCTGGCCGTGGAACTGGACCGCACCCTCAATGGCTTCACCACGGCCGCAGCCTCATGCGAGCGCATCCGCAATACGCCGATTCCGTTTTCCTACACCTTGCTGCTGCACCGCACGGCCCATCTGTACTGCTTTTTGCTGCCGTTCGGTCTGGTGGACATCACGGGCTTTATGACGCCGTTTGTCGTGGCCATCGTGGCCTATACCTTCTACGGCCTCGATGTGCTGGGTGACGAACTGGAAGAGCCATTCGGCATGGAAAGCAACGACCTGGCCCTGGACAGCATCTGCCGCAGCATCGAGATCAGCCTCAGCCAATCGCTGGGCGACCCCCAGGTGCCGGCACCGCTCAAGCCGGTGGACTATCTGCTGACCTGA
- the uraD gene encoding 2-oxo-4-hydroxy-4-carboxy-5-ureidoimidazoline decarboxylase: MTSTTTSSIPTLDELNIMTTAAFAAALGEVFEYAPWVAEAAAHRRPFASLDALHQAMLAAVHDSPREQTLRFLCGHPELSVSAVRSGTLTVDSQQEQQSAGLGDLAQEQGERLAALNQAYRTRHGFPFIACVRHYTRVGLFAELASRTERGTEQEFAEALRQIGFISRLRLSQRVNAGCLQAA, translated from the coding sequence ATGACCAGCACCACTACCTCCTCCATCCCCACGCTCGACGAGCTCAACATCATGACGACCGCAGCCTTTGCGGCTGCGCTCGGCGAGGTTTTCGAATACGCCCCCTGGGTGGCCGAGGCGGCCGCGCATCGGCGCCCTTTCGCCAGCCTGGATGCTTTGCACCAGGCCATGCTGGCCGCCGTGCATGACAGCCCGCGCGAGCAGACCCTGCGCTTTCTCTGTGGCCACCCCGAGCTGTCTGTCAGCGCCGTGCGCTCCGGCACACTGACCGTTGACTCCCAGCAGGAGCAGCAAAGCGCAGGGCTGGGAGATCTGGCGCAGGAGCAGGGCGAGCGCCTGGCCGCGCTGAACCAGGCCTATCGCACGCGCCATGGCTTTCCCTTCATCGCCTGCGTGCGCCACTACACGCGCGTCGGCCTGTTTGCCGAGCTGGCCTCGCGCACGGAGCGAGGCACCGAGCAGGAGTTTGCCGAAGCCCTGCGCCAGATCGGCTTCATCAGCCGTCTGCGCCTGTCGCAACGGGTGAATGCTGGCTGCCTGCAGGCCGCCTGA
- a CDS encoding hydroxyisourate hydrolase: protein MHPTPTPTPSRRQFALSGLVLGASALTGTHGALAADTHPAAPAQATGPIVLHGVSPRLTMHAVDTFHGSAATGLRIDFSRFDGEAYVPIRSFVVNANGRADEPLLIDDSYCSGRYEMLLHVDEYFAARGAKLPRPAFLSKVPVRFQIVNTAERIHLPIQFGPWSYTYSRGS from the coding sequence ATGCATCCCACACCCACACCGACCCCGTCGCGCCGACAGTTCGCACTCTCGGGCCTCGTGCTCGGCGCCTCGGCCCTGACGGGCACACACGGCGCGCTGGCCGCCGACACACACCCGGCAGCGCCCGCCCAGGCCACCGGTCCCATCGTGCTGCATGGTGTCAGCCCGCGCCTGACAATGCATGCCGTGGACACCTTCCATGGCTCTGCAGCCACGGGCTTGCGCATCGACTTTTCGCGCTTCGACGGCGAAGCCTATGTGCCGATACGCAGCTTTGTCGTGAACGCCAACGGCCGGGCCGACGAGCCGCTGCTGATTGACGACAGCTACTGCAGCGGCCGCTACGAAATGCTGCTGCACGTGGACGAGTATTTTGCGGCCAGGGGCGCCAAGCTGCCGCGCCCGGCCTTTCTGTCCAAGGTGCCGGTGCGCTTCCAGATCGTTAACACGGCAGAGCGCATCCATCTGCCCATCCAGTTCGGCCCCTGGAGCTACACCTATTCGCGCGGCAGCTGA
- a CDS encoding YceH family protein, whose protein sequence is MPFDPRNTPLSAIEARVLATLMEKARTVPDSYPLTLNSLVTGCNQKSSRDPVMEVSEGEAQEALDSLRLKTLSVQISSVRSTRWEHNFPRGIGVPDQSAVLLSLLMLRGPQTAGELRINSERWHRFADISSVEAFLDELRERSEEKGGPLVVQLPRAPGAREQRWAHLLCGPVDVNALASTSNASTGSNASALQQRVDALEAEVAQLRATVQMLCESLGVEPPAAPAE, encoded by the coding sequence ATGCCGTTTGACCCACGCAACACCCCTTTGAGCGCCATCGAAGCCCGCGTTCTGGCCACGCTGATGGAAAAGGCTCGCACCGTGCCCGACAGCTATCCGCTCACGCTCAACAGCCTGGTCACGGGCTGCAACCAGAAGTCCAGCCGCGACCCGGTGATGGAGGTCAGCGAGGGCGAAGCCCAGGAGGCACTGGACAGCCTGCGCCTCAAGACCCTGTCGGTACAGATCAGCAGCGTGCGCTCCACGCGCTGGGAGCACAACTTCCCGCGCGGCATTGGCGTGCCCGACCAGTCGGCCGTGCTGCTGTCCCTGCTGATGCTGCGCGGCCCCCAGACCGCTGGCGAGCTGCGCATCAACTCCGAGCGCTGGCACCGCTTTGCCGACATCTCCTCGGTCGAAGCCTTTCTCGACGAACTGCGCGAACGCAGCGAGGAAAAAGGCGGCCCGCTGGTCGTGCAGCTGCCGCGCGCCCCCGGTGCCCGTGAACAGCGCTGGGCCCACCTGCTTTGTGGCCCGGTGGATGTCAACGCCCTGGCAAGCACCAGCAACGCCAGCACGGGCAGCAATGCATCGGCCCTGCAGCAGCGTGTGGATGCGCTCGAAGCTGAAGTCGCCCAGCTGCGCGCCACCGTGCAGATGCTGTGCGAATCGCTGGGCGTGGAACCGCCTGCTGCACCGGCTGAATAA